In a genomic window of Syntrophales bacterium:
- a CDS encoding RluA family pseudouridine synthase → MTTDPRTGRYTVTGDEEGVRLDVYLAGRDAGLSRSQIRKAVEEGRVLVNGRRVKAGHRLREGETVDLVIPEPAPMDVQPEAIPLSVVFEDEHLLVVDKPAGMVVHPAAGHSSGTLVHALLHHCRDLSGIGGVLRPGIVHRLDRDTSGLLLVAKTDGAHRGLTTQFRERLIDKTYLAVVLGVPPTDAGEVLLPVGRHPSDRKKMSTRSSRGRDAVTRWRVRERFGAATLLEVGLLTGRTHQIRVHLASQGYPVVGDSVYGRSGLLKSVADMETRSILRGMKRQALHAARIAFRHPLQGVPLSFESPLPADMAGLCEALRGRRTHV, encoded by the coding sequence GTGACGACGGACCCGAGGACAGGGCGGTATACGGTAACGGGCGATGAAGAGGGCGTTCGTCTGGATGTGTACCTGGCCGGCCGGGATGCGGGCCTTTCAAGATCCCAGATCCGGAAAGCCGTGGAGGAGGGCCGGGTCCTCGTCAACGGCCGGCGGGTCAAGGCGGGCCACCGGCTGCGCGAGGGAGAGACGGTGGACCTGGTAATTCCCGAGCCGGCTCCGATGGATGTCCAGCCGGAAGCGATTCCCCTGTCCGTCGTTTTTGAGGACGAGCACCTGCTGGTGGTGGACAAGCCTGCGGGAATGGTGGTCCACCCCGCGGCGGGCCATTCCAGCGGCACCCTTGTGCATGCCCTTCTTCATCACTGCCGGGATCTATCCGGGATCGGCGGGGTGCTCCGACCCGGAATCGTCCACCGCCTGGACCGCGACACGTCCGGGCTGCTCCTGGTCGCCAAGACGGACGGGGCCCATCGGGGGCTTACCACGCAGTTCCGGGAGCGCCTCATCGACAAGACCTATCTGGCCGTGGTTCTGGGAGTGCCCCCGACGGATGCCGGGGAGGTACTCCTGCCCGTGGGGCGGCATCCGTCGGACCGGAAGAAGATGTCCACCCGGAGTTCCCGGGGCCGCGATGCCGTCACCCGCTGGCGCGTGCGGGAGCGCTTCGGCGCCGCGACGCTGCTTGAAGTCGGCCTCCTGACGGGCAGGACCCACCAGATCAGGGTACACCTCGCTTCCCAGGGGTATCCCGTCGTGGGAGACTCCGTTTATGGACGGTCCGGCCTGCTGAAGTCGGTTGCGGACATGGAAACCCGGTCAATTCTCCGTGGAATGAAGCGCCAGGCCCTGCACGCGGCCCGGATTGCCTTCCGGCATCCCCTTCAGGGAGTTCCTCTGTCATTCGAGTCTCCCCTGCCTGCGGACATGGCGGGATTGTGCGAAGCCCTCCGGGGGAGGCGGACGCATGTTTGA
- the pgeF gene encoding peptidoglycan editing factor PgeF: MFELVQRGSVSFLQCVPLRELGFVTHAFCTRREGASSGPFESLNFSSSEGDPEECVRANWDRAAEAFGLTRRQFFNVHQVHGNDVLVIDDPAFMTFTCQPLRCDAIVTTRPGLALCIRTADCVPILMADPRKGVVAAVHAGWRGTSLGVAGRVADCFRDRFSSDPRDLLAAVGPAIGPCCYEVDAPVQQAMENLGPGQTSFLTPAGPGKWRLDLAAANRSQLLERGFSPENVHLSGTCTSCGKERWFSHRRDAGRSGRHLNFILMDQKPDIL; the protein is encoded by the coding sequence ATGTTTGAGCTCGTACAGAGAGGATCCGTATCGTTTCTTCAATGCGTGCCCCTGAGGGAACTGGGTTTCGTGACCCATGCCTTCTGCACGCGCCGGGAGGGAGCCAGCTCCGGACCTTTCGAGAGCCTCAACTTCAGTTCTTCCGAGGGGGACCCGGAGGAATGCGTCCGGGCGAACTGGGACCGTGCGGCGGAGGCCTTCGGCCTGACCCGTCGACAGTTTTTCAACGTTCACCAGGTGCACGGGAACGACGTCCTGGTCATCGATGATCCCGCGTTCATGACCTTCACCTGCCAGCCCCTTCGCTGCGATGCCATTGTCACGACCCGGCCGGGCCTGGCCCTCTGCATCCGGACGGCGGACTGCGTTCCCATCCTGATGGCGGACCCCCGGAAGGGGGTTGTCGCGGCGGTCCACGCAGGCTGGCGGGGGACCTCCCTGGGCGTCGCAGGGCGGGTGGCCGACTGCTTTCGGGACCGCTTTTCGTCCGATCCACGGGACCTCCTGGCAGCGGTCGGGCCTGCCATTGGGCCATGCTGCTACGAGGTGGATGCGCCCGTTCAACAGGCCATGGAGAACCTGGGACCCGGCCAGACATCGTTTCTGACCCCAGCGGGGCCGGGGAAGTGGAGGCTCGACCTGGCGGCGGCGAATCGCTCCCAGTTGCTGGAACGCGGTTTTTCTCCGGAGAATGTCCACCTGTCTGGTACGTGCACTTCCTGCGGGAAAGAACGCTGGTTTTCCCATCGCCGGGACGCGGGGCGCTCGGGGAGGCACCTGAATTTCATTTTGATGGACCAAAAGCCGGATATCCTGTAA
- the rho gene encoding transcription termination factor Rho, giving the protein MNIEEIKRLPISELAGLAKDLNVPGAGGMRRQDLIFSILQAQSDKNGVISGTGVLEILPDGFGFLRAVDYNYLPSPDDIYVSPSQIRRFSLRTGDTISGEVRPPKEGEKYFALLKVDSVNYEHPEAARDKILFDNLTPLYPQEKLALESDSENFSTRIMDLFTPIGKGQRGLIVSPPRAGKTVLLQDIAHSIAKNHKEVILMVLLIDERPEEVTDMQRSVQGEVISSTFDEPATRHVQVAEMVIEKAKRLVEHKRDVVILLDSITRLARAYNTVVPPSGKVLSGGVDSNALHKPKRFFGAARNIENGGSLTIISTALIDTGSRMDEVIFEEFKGTGNMELHLDRRIADRRIFPAFDLIRSGTRKEELLIAKNYLNRVWILRRLLQEMNPLDAIEFITDKIRKTDTNQLFLDSMNQ; this is encoded by the coding sequence ATGAACATCGAGGAAATCAAGAGACTCCCTATCAGCGAATTGGCTGGCCTGGCAAAGGATCTCAACGTGCCGGGGGCCGGGGGCATGCGGCGGCAGGACCTTATCTTTTCCATCCTGCAGGCACAGTCGGACAAGAACGGCGTCATCTCCGGGACCGGTGTTCTGGAGATCCTTCCGGACGGGTTCGGATTTCTCCGTGCCGTGGACTACAACTATCTTCCCAGCCCCGACGACATCTATGTATCCCCTTCCCAGATCCGGCGCTTCAGCCTGCGGACCGGCGACACGATTTCCGGAGAGGTCCGGCCCCCCAAGGAGGGCGAGAAATACTTCGCCCTGCTGAAGGTCGATTCGGTTAATTACGAGCATCCCGAAGCCGCCCGGGACAAGATCCTCTTCGACAACCTGACACCGCTGTACCCCCAGGAGAAGCTGGCCCTTGAATCGGATTCGGAAAACTTCTCGACCCGGATCATGGACCTCTTCACGCCCATCGGGAAAGGGCAGCGGGGCTTGATCGTGTCTCCCCCCCGGGCGGGGAAAACGGTTCTCCTGCAGGATATCGCCCACAGCATCGCCAAGAACCACAAGGAAGTGATCCTCATGGTCCTGCTCATCGACGAGCGGCCGGAGGAGGTCACGGACATGCAGCGGAGCGTCCAGGGGGAGGTCATCTCCTCCACATTCGACGAACCGGCCACCCGGCATGTCCAGGTGGCGGAGATGGTTATCGAGAAGGCGAAACGGCTCGTGGAGCACAAGCGCGACGTGGTCATCCTGCTGGACAGCATCACCCGGCTGGCCCGGGCGTACAACACCGTGGTTCCGCCCAGCGGAAAGGTCCTCTCCGGCGGCGTCGATTCCAACGCTCTCCACAAGCCGAAGCGCTTCTTCGGAGCGGCTCGCAACATTGAAAACGGCGGAAGCCTGACCATCATCTCCACGGCCCTTATTGACACGGGAAGCCGGATGGACGAGGTCATCTTCGAGGAGTTCAAGGGGACCGGCAACATGGAACTGCACCTGGACCGCCGCATCGCCGACCGCCGGATCTTCCCGGCCTTCGACCTGATCCGCTCCGGAACCCGCAAGGAAGAGCTCCTGATTGCGAAGAATTATCTGAACCGGGTCTGGATCCTGCGCCGGCTCCTCCAGGAGATGAATCCCCTGGACGCCATCGAGTTCATCACCGACAAGATCCGGAAGACCGATACGAACCAGCTGTTCCTGGATTCCATGAACCAGTAA
- the rpmE gene encoding 50S ribosomal protein L31 has protein sequence MKEGIHPEYKNTTITCVCGNVIETKSTRQDIKVEICSSCHPFMTGKQKIVDTAGRVERFKKKYAALEQKKEK, from the coding sequence ATGAAAGAGGGAATCCATCCGGAATACAAGAATACGACCATCACCTGCGTCTGCGGAAATGTCATTGAAACGAAGTCCACCCGGCAGGACATCAAGGTCGAAATCTGCTCCAGCTGCCATCCCTTTATGACGGGAAAGCAGAAAATCGTCGATACGGCCGGAAGGGTCGAGCGATTCAAGAAAAAGTATGCAGCCCTGGAGCAGAAGAAGGAAAAGTAA
- the prfA gene encoding peptide chain release factor 1, producing MFKRLKDIDQRFQELEGLLSSSDVVTRPSLYQKYAKEHSDLHDLVEAWREYEKLGGQIEEDQRILREDDEELKELVREELPRLKEQRTFLEERLKILLLPKDPNDERNVLLEIRAGTGGDEAGLFAADLFRMYARYAERSGWKVEVISGSPSGGVGGFKEIIAMIEGRGAYSRLKYESGVHRVQRVPVTESQGRIHTSAVTVAILPEAEEVDVQIDPNELRIDVYHSSGHGGQSVNTTDSAVRITHLPTGLIVTCQDEKSQLKNKAKAMKVLRARLLDIMVQKQNAEITEARRSQVGSGDRSERIRTYNFPQGRVTDHRIGLTLYNLESILDGEIQGVIDTLTTHFQANALKAATPA from the coding sequence ATGTTCAAGAGACTGAAAGACATCGATCAGCGATTTCAGGAACTGGAGGGTTTGCTGAGCAGTTCCGATGTAGTCACCAGGCCTTCCCTGTACCAGAAATATGCCAAGGAGCATTCCGACCTGCACGACTTGGTGGAGGCCTGGCGGGAATATGAAAAGCTGGGAGGACAGATCGAGGAGGACCAGCGGATCCTCCGGGAGGACGACGAGGAGCTGAAGGAACTGGTGCGGGAAGAGCTGCCCCGGCTCAAGGAACAGAGGACGTTTCTGGAAGAGCGCCTGAAAATCCTCCTGCTTCCGAAAGACCCGAACGACGAGAGAAACGTTCTTCTGGAAATCCGCGCGGGCACGGGCGGTGACGAGGCGGGGCTCTTTGCGGCCGATCTCTTCCGCATGTATGCCCGCTATGCCGAGCGGTCCGGCTGGAAGGTCGAGGTGATCAGCGGTAGCCCGTCCGGAGGGGTGGGCGGTTTCAAGGAAATCATCGCCATGATCGAGGGCCGCGGGGCTTACAGCCGCCTCAAGTACGAGAGCGGGGTCCACCGGGTGCAGCGGGTTCCGGTTACGGAATCACAGGGCCGGATCCACACCTCGGCGGTGACGGTGGCGATTCTTCCGGAGGCGGAGGAGGTGGACGTTCAGATCGACCCGAACGAACTGCGGATCGACGTCTACCATTCCAGCGGCCATGGCGGGCAGAGCGTCAACACAACGGATTCCGCGGTTCGGATCACACACCTGCCTACCGGCCTGATCGTCACCTGTCAGGATGAAAAATCCCAGCTCAAGAACAAGGCAAAGGCGATGAAGGTGCTCCGGGCGAGGCTTCTGGACATCATGGTGCAGAAGCAGAACGCCGAGATCACGGAGGCCCGGCGAAGCCAGGTGGGGAGCGGGGACCGCAGCGAGCGCATCCGGACCTACAACTTTCCCCAGGGCCGGGTCACGGATCATCGCATCGGGCTTACCCTGTATAACCTGGAAAGCATCCTGGACGGCGAGATCCAGGGGGTCATTGACACCCTGACGACCCATTTCCAGGCAAACGCCCTCAAGGCGGCGACACCCGCCTGA
- the prmC gene encoding peptide chain release factor N(5)-glutamine methyltransferase, translating into MATIRSVLHEATDVLRRHGLPTPRLDAEVLLCRSLGTDRTHLYSHPEEIVGPDTLGRFREWVERRRRQEPVAYIVGEKEFWSIPFAVDPRVLIPRADTEILVEEALRVAQARDRILDVGTGSGAVAVALCRELPRAWIVATDCSPEAATAAAGNAERAGVADRVSIVVADLLEPLCGPFDVIVSNPPYIPEDEFRELPPGVREYEPKEALWAPGDGTAVHRRLIAGAPSVLKDGGWLLLETGDRQAGEIAEALKDDGRYDRIGIRQDYGGRDRVVKARKMEIEHG; encoded by the coding sequence ATGGCAACCATCCGTTCCGTCCTGCACGAGGCGACGGACGTCCTTCGCCGTCATGGTCTGCCCACCCCGCGCCTGGACGCCGAAGTCCTGCTGTGCCGGTCACTCGGGACGGATCGCACGCATCTTTATTCCCATCCGGAGGAAATCGTCGGCCCGGACACCCTCGGCAGGTTTCGCGAATGGGTGGAGAGACGACGGCGACAGGAACCAGTCGCATACATCGTCGGAGAAAAGGAGTTCTGGTCGATCCCCTTCGCCGTTGACCCGCGGGTTCTGATTCCCCGGGCGGACACGGAAATTCTTGTCGAAGAGGCCCTCCGGGTGGCACAGGCCCGTGATCGCATCCTGGATGTCGGAACGGGAAGCGGTGCCGTGGCCGTGGCGCTGTGCCGGGAGCTGCCCCGGGCATGGATTGTGGCGACGGATTGCTCTCCCGAAGCCGCGACGGCGGCGGCGGGAAACGCGGAGCGGGCGGGCGTGGCGGATCGGGTGTCCATCGTGGTGGCGGACCTCCTGGAGCCGCTATGTGGACCTTTTGATGTGATCGTCTCGAACCCCCCTTACATTCCGGAGGATGAATTCAGGGAACTGCCTCCCGGGGTAAGGGAATATGAACCGAAAGAAGCCCTGTGGGCTCCCGGTGACGGAACGGCGGTACACCGCCGGCTGATTGCGGGTGCCCCATCCGTCCTGAAGGATGGAGGCTGGCTCCTGTTGGAGACGGGCGATCGGCAGGCGGGAGAAATCGCGGAAGCGTTGAAGGATGACGGCCGTTATGACCGCATCGGCATACGGCAGGACTACGGGGGCCGGGACCGCGTCGTGAAAGCCAGGAAAATGGAGATCGAGCATGGATAA
- the murA gene encoding UDP-N-acetylglucosamine 1-carboxyvinyltransferase, giving the protein MDKIVIQGGRKLKGDVPVSGAKNAALPILFSALLTEGTNRFGNIPNLVDIKTARRLLHNLGVRTEGNGTIQVDATTITSCEAPYDLVKTMRASILVLGPLVARMGQARVSLPGGCAIGARPVNLHIKALEEMGAEIRLEEGYIDARARRLKGARIYFDLSTVTGTENIMMAATLAEGTTILQNAAKEPEVVNLADVLVGMGARIHGAGTDVITIEGVPRLHPVEASVIPDRIEAGTFLIAAGMTGGDIRLTGCDPGHIEALTVKLQESGMTIETEPGGIRAVGTRRIASVDVKTLPYPGFPTDLQAQIMAMMALGQGFSVVTETVFENRFMHVSELLRMGADIDIQGSSAFVRGVPRLLGAPVMATDLRASASLVLAGLAAEGRTDVARVYHLDRGYESMEKKFSALGADVKREKA; this is encoded by the coding sequence ATGGATAAAATCGTCATCCAGGGGGGCAGGAAACTGAAGGGGGACGTTCCCGTCAGCGGCGCCAAGAACGCAGCGCTGCCCATCCTGTTTTCGGCGCTCCTGACGGAGGGGACGAACCGGTTCGGCAATATCCCGAACCTGGTAGACATCAAGACGGCCCGCAGGCTGCTGCACAATCTCGGCGTGCGAACGGAGGGAAACGGAACCATCCAGGTGGATGCCACCACGATTACCAGTTGCGAGGCTCCGTATGACCTGGTGAAGACGATGCGGGCCTCCATCCTGGTACTGGGACCGCTGGTGGCCAGGATGGGCCAGGCACGGGTCTCCCTGCCCGGCGGGTGCGCCATCGGGGCGAGACCCGTCAACCTGCACATCAAGGCGCTGGAAGAGATGGGAGCGGAGATCCGCCTGGAGGAGGGGTACATTGATGCAAGGGCGCGGAGGCTCAAAGGGGCGCGGATTTACTTCGATCTCTCCACCGTAACGGGAACGGAGAACATTATGATGGCCGCGACCCTCGCCGAGGGGACGACCATCCTGCAGAATGCCGCGAAAGAGCCCGAAGTGGTCAACCTGGCCGATGTTCTGGTCGGGATGGGCGCACGCATCCATGGAGCGGGAACGGACGTGATCACGATTGAAGGGGTCCCGCGCCTTCACCCCGTGGAGGCCTCCGTCATCCCCGACCGGATCGAGGCGGGTACGTTCCTCATCGCCGCCGGCATGACGGGCGGGGACATCCGCCTGACGGGATGCGATCCTGGCCATATCGAGGCGCTGACTGTGAAGCTCCAGGAATCGGGCATGACCATCGAGACGGAGCCGGGTGGAATCCGGGCCGTCGGGACCCGGCGGATCGCGAGCGTCGATGTGAAGACCCTTCCCTATCCTGGCTTTCCGACGGACCTCCAGGCGCAGATCATGGCGATGATGGCCCTCGGGCAGGGTTTCAGCGTCGTGACCGAGACAGTCTTCGAAAACCGCTTCATGCACGTGAGCGAACTGCTGCGGATGGGTGCGGACATTGATATCCAGGGAAGCAGCGCCTTCGTGAGAGGGGTCCCGCGGCTTCTCGGAGCACCGGTGATGGCCACCGACCTCCGGGCATCGGCGTCCCTGGTCCTGGCAGGGCTGGCCGCGGAGGGACGGACGGATGTCGCCCGCGTCTACCACCTGGATCGCGGGTATGAGTCCATGGAGAAGAAGTTTTCCGCTCTCGGGGCCGATGTGAAAAGGGAGAAGGCATGA
- the hisD gene encoding histidinol dehydrogenase, translating to MRIIRTGDSRFEEVFRQIAGRGRVFDEDLWNTTFRIVRDVADRGDEALFAYTKQFDGCLLSYGAVEASSAEIETALSAVSRQEWEILRLSAGRIERYHRRQVLPDWRIDDEEGVLLEQRVLPLDRVGIYAPGGLAAYPSTVLMAAIPARIAGVKEILLASPVRDGRLHPLIAAAAKLCGVTRILKIGGAQAIAALAHGTASVPRVDKIVGPGNAYVAAAKRIVFGEVSIDMIAGPSEVLIVADGSAPAAFAAADLIAQAEHDESASAVLVTPDSEYASRVSAEVDRLVSGLSRREILTRSLDRYGAIFLVKDLEQAADVANRFAPEHLELMVENPRSILSGFRHAGSIFLGAHAPEAIGDYLAGPNHILPTGGTARFSSPLGVYDFLKRTSIIQFSPEAYGRYGASVAAFAAMEGLTGHGLAASVRMDGTSSGDPGSRQSALEEDTTGKNP from the coding sequence ATGAGGATCATCCGCACAGGCGATTCCCGGTTTGAAGAAGTGTTCCGGCAGATCGCGGGACGGGGTCGGGTCTTCGACGAGGATCTCTGGAACACGACGTTCCGCATCGTTCGGGATGTGGCCGACCGGGGCGACGAAGCCCTTTTCGCCTATACGAAGCAATTCGACGGCTGCCTTCTTTCTTATGGTGCGGTTGAGGCGTCGTCGGCGGAGATTGAAACCGCGCTGTCGGCCGTTTCCCGGCAGGAATGGGAGATCCTTCGCCTGAGCGCCGGGCGGATCGAGCGATATCACCGGAGACAGGTTCTCCCGGACTGGCGGATCGACGATGAGGAGGGCGTGCTCCTGGAACAGCGGGTTCTTCCGCTGGACCGGGTGGGCATCTATGCCCCCGGAGGACTCGCGGCCTATCCGTCGACGGTGTTGATGGCCGCGATCCCTGCCCGGATCGCCGGGGTGAAGGAGATCCTGCTCGCCTCTCCGGTACGGGACGGGCGTCTTCATCCCCTGATCGCCGCAGCGGCGAAGCTTTGCGGGGTCACGCGCATCCTCAAGATCGGGGGAGCGCAGGCCATTGCGGCTCTGGCGCACGGGACCGCGTCGGTGCCGAGGGTCGACAAGATCGTAGGGCCCGGCAATGCATATGTGGCCGCCGCCAAGCGGATCGTCTTCGGGGAGGTCTCCATCGACATGATCGCCGGACCCAGTGAGGTTCTGATCGTTGCCGACGGCAGCGCTCCCGCAGCATTCGCCGCCGCGGACCTCATCGCCCAGGCGGAACATGATGAATCGGCCAGCGCGGTCCTGGTTACGCCCGATTCGGAGTATGCCTCCCGCGTGTCGGCAGAGGTGGATCGGCTGGTGAGCGGCCTGTCCAGGAGAGAGATCCTGACACGGTCCCTGGATCGGTACGGTGCGATCTTCCTGGTGAAGGACCTGGAGCAGGCGGCGGACGTCGCCAACCGGTTCGCGCCGGAGCACCTGGAACTGATGGTGGAGAATCCCCGGAGTATCCTGTCCGGGTTCCGGCATGCCGGCTCCATCTTCCTGGGGGCGCATGCACCCGAGGCGATCGGGGATTATCTCGCCGGTCCGAACCACATCCTGCCTACCGGTGGAACCGCCCGCTTCTCGTCTCCGCTGGGTGTGTACGATTTCCTCAAGCGGACAAGCATCATCCAGTTTTCGCCGGAGGCCTACGGTCGCTACGGGGCTTCGGTTGCGGCTTTTGCGGCGATGGAGGGGCTGACGGGACACGGGTTGGCCGCATCCGTCCGGATGGATGGGACTTCGTCCGGCGATCCGGGCTCCCGACAATCGGCTCTTGAAGAGGATACGACGGGAAAAAACCCTTGA
- the rimP gene encoding ribosome maturation factor RimP, with the protein MAEPTADAEGVELIHVECIRMKTRWIVRIFLDKTGGVTLDDCSRVSHVLGDLLEVHDLPPGPYTLEVSSPGPNRPLSRDRDFSRFCGSPVMLRLDGSLDGLRNVRGTLLEYDAGEAERMLLVEVDREVRRIPRKAVVKANLIDVEGETRRTEVPRKGKRKTRH; encoded by the coding sequence TTGGCGGAACCCACTGCGGATGCAGAGGGCGTGGAATTGATCCACGTGGAGTGCATCCGTATGAAGACCCGCTGGATCGTGCGGATTTTCCTGGATAAGACAGGGGGCGTCACCCTGGATGACTGCTCGCGGGTCAGCCACGTTCTGGGGGATCTCCTGGAGGTCCATGATCTGCCGCCGGGGCCTTACACACTGGAGGTCTCCTCGCCCGGGCCGAACCGGCCTCTGTCCCGGGACCGTGACTTTTCCCGCTTTTGTGGAAGCCCGGTGATGCTGAGGCTGGACGGTTCGCTGGACGGGCTGAGGAATGTCCGCGGAACCCTCCTGGAGTACGATGCCGGAGAGGCGGAGAGGATGCTCCTGGTGGAGGTTGACCGTGAGGTCCGGCGCATTCCGAGAAAAGCCGTTGTGAAGGCAAACCTGATTGATGTTGAGGGAGAGACCCGTCGTACGGAGGTCCCCCGAAAGGGAAAGAGGAAAACCCGTCACTGA
- the nusA gene encoding transcription termination factor NusA, with protein sequence MLPELKRLIEQMGKDRGIDKQIIIEALEAAMLTAARKKLGPHVEIEAHYNDEAGEVEVFQFKMVVDKILDPDLHILLDEARQTLDEEAEPGDSLGIKIDTSTFGRIAVQTAKQIIIQRVKDAERDNIYDEYKDRKGELINGFVQRFEGGSIIVNLGRAEGVIPVSEQIFKEVYKRGERIRAYILEVKRITKGPQIILSRTHPGFLRALFEVEVPEISEGLIELVNVAREPGKRAKIAVRTKDKDIDPVGACVGMRGSRVQSVVQELRGEKIDIVPYSDDPVKFVCSALSPAKVEKVLMDEENRAMEIIVPDDQLSLAIGKNGQNVRLAVKLTGWKIDVKTEALISSQEDPGHKELMGIPGMSEEQAEQLYENGFKTVAALAAADPEAISALPGMDIQVAAQWIEEAGRMITQSTVAGKSE encoded by the coding sequence ATGTTGCCGGAGTTGAAACGACTGATCGAACAGATGGGGAAAGACCGGGGAATCGACAAGCAGATCATCATCGAGGCCCTGGAGGCGGCGATGCTGACGGCAGCGCGCAAGAAGCTGGGTCCCCACGTGGAGATCGAGGCTCACTATAACGATGAAGCCGGCGAGGTGGAGGTTTTCCAGTTCAAGATGGTGGTGGACAAGATTCTCGATCCGGATCTTCATATCCTGCTGGACGAAGCGCGACAGACGCTCGACGAGGAGGCGGAGCCCGGGGACAGCCTGGGAATCAAGATCGATACGAGCACCTTCGGAAGAATCGCCGTTCAGACGGCCAAGCAGATCATCATCCAGCGGGTCAAGGACGCGGAACGGGATAACATCTATGACGAATACAAGGACCGGAAAGGGGAATTGATCAACGGATTTGTCCAGCGATTCGAGGGAGGATCCATCATTGTAAACCTTGGTCGGGCGGAGGGTGTGATTCCCGTATCCGAACAGATCTTCAAGGAAGTGTACAAGCGGGGGGAGCGGATTCGTGCCTATATCCTGGAAGTGAAGCGAATTACAAAAGGGCCGCAGATCATTCTCTCGAGGACCCATCCTGGGTTCCTGCGGGCACTGTTCGAGGTCGAGGTTCCGGAAATCTCCGAGGGACTCATTGAACTGGTCAATGTGGCGAGAGAACCCGGGAAACGGGCGAAAATCGCCGTGCGCACCAAGGACAAGGATATCGATCCGGTGGGCGCCTGCGTCGGCATGAGGGGATCCCGCGTGCAGAGCGTGGTTCAGGAACTGCGGGGCGAGAAGATCGACATCGTTCCGTATTCCGACGATCCGGTCAAGTTCGTCTGCAGCGCCCTGTCCCCGGCCAAGGTGGAAAAAGTGCTCATGGACGAGGAAAACCGTGCCATGGAGATCATCGTTCCCGATGATCAGCTTTCCCTGGCCATCGGCAAGAACGGGCAGAATGTTCGGCTGGCCGTTAAGCTGACAGGCTGGAAAATCGATGTGAAGACGGAAGCACTTATTTCTTCCCAGGAGGATCCGGGACACAAGGAGTTAATGGGGATCCCCGGGATGAGCGAAGAGCAGGCGGAACAGCTTTATGAGAACGGTTTCAAGACCGTGGCGGCCCTGGCTGCCGCGGATCCGGAGGCGATCTCCGCGCTGCCCGGTATGGACATTCAAGTGGCGGCCCAATGGATTGAAGAAGCGGGAAGGATGATCACGCAGAGTACTGTCGCCGGAAAAAGCGAGTGA